A DNA window from Aspergillus nidulans FGSC A4 chromosome I contains the following coding sequences:
- a CDS encoding isocitrate lyase/PEP mutase family protein (transcript_id=CADANIAT00007683) has product MPVPYPFKFTTPDQPTSSCNGEITSLTIQLENVRGRIPSAQASRLRTMMLEAHNDPSKIIAHACSYDGLSSRLVEEAGFPIVFLAGYTVASSFGLPDTGYIAMEDQCKRIQEVVRLVKVPVMADGDTGYGGPMNVKRTVESFAAAGAAGIMIEDQTWPKRCGHTKGKSVVTRGEAYARIQAAVDARNEGQDIFILARTDALIHGWDEALTRAKEFKRIGVDAVFVEALPDRESMRRCVQDVGIPTFANIIEGGKTENISAKNLAELGFCAVAYPWTLVAARLKSIRETLDALKKSMTEGAPPMILSYAEVCEGVGFNKYWVELEKQQEAGDLIR; this is encoded by the exons ATGCCCGTCCCATATCCTTTTAAGTTCACCACCCCCGACCAGccaacctcctcctgcaatGGCGAAATAACCTCCCTAACGATCCAACTCGAGAATGTCCGTGGCCGAATCCCCTCTGCACAAGCATCGCGCCTTCGGACGATGATGTTGGAAGCGCATAACGATCCCAGCAAGATCATCGCTCACGCCTGCTCATACGACGGGCTGTCATCGCGTCttgttgaagaagccggTTTCCCTATTGTGTTTTTGGCCGGCTACACAGTGGCCAGTAGCTTTGGTCTACCAGATACAGGGTACATTGCAATGGAGGATCAGTGCAAGAGAATCCAAGAAGTGGTGCGCCTGGTCAAAGTTCCTGTCATGGCAGACGGGGATACCGGTTACGGAGGTCCCATGAATGTCAAAAGAACAGTTGAGTCATTCGCAGCTGCAGGCGCTGCTGGTATTATGATTGAGGACCAGACCTGGCCCAAGC GATGCGGACATACAAAGGGCAAGTCCGTCGTTACCCGTGGTGAAGCCTACGCCCGTATCCAGGCAGCTGTCGACGCCCGCAACGAGGGGCAGGACATCTTCATTCTTGCCCGGACCGATGCCCTGATACACGGCTGGGACGAAGCCCTAACCCGTGCCAAGGAGTTTAAGCGCATCGGTGTCGACGCGGTCTTTGTCGAGGCCCTGCCGGATAGGGAGTCAATGCGGCGGTGTGTCCAGGATGTTGGCATTCCTACTTTTGCCAATATCATTGAAGGTGGTAAGACAGAAAATATCTCGGCCAAGAATCTCGCCGAGCTTGGTTTCTGCGCTGTAGCATATCCTTGGACGCTGGTCGCCGCTAGGCTTAAGAGTATCCGCGAGACGCTGGACGCCCTGAAGAAGAGTATGACTGAAGGGGCACCGCCAATGATTTTGAGCTATGCAGAGGTCTGTGAGGGGGTTGGCTTCAACAAGTACTGG